Proteins from a single region of Apium graveolens cultivar Ventura chromosome 7, ASM990537v1, whole genome shotgun sequence:
- the LOC141672029 gene encoding bifunctional pinoresinol-lariciresinol reductase-like: MVKSKILIVGGTGYLGKRLVKASLEQGHDTYVLHRPEIGVDIEKIQLLLSFKAQGAHLVSGSFDNHQSLVNAVKLVDVVICAISGVHIRSHQILLQLKLVDAIKESGNVKKFYPSEFGTDPATMENCIEPGRITFDDKLVVRKAIENAGIPYTYISANCFAGYFVGGLYQPGHILPSRDSVLLLGDGNQKVICVDEDDISTYTIKSVDDLRALNKSLYIRPPRNILSQNEVIQLWEKHIGKQLTKSSISKDEFLAMKKEQDYAEQVGLTHYYHVCYEGCLANFEVADDAEMSKLYPEVNYITVDDYLKRYI; encoded by the exons ATGGTGAAAAGCAAGATCTTGATTGTAGGAGGAACAGGGTACTTGGGAAAAAGATTGGTTAAGGCTAGTTTAGAACAAGGTCATGACACATATGTTCTTCATCGCCCTGAGATCGGTGTTGATATCGAAAAGATACAGTTGTTGTTGTCTTTTAAGGCTCAGGGAGCTCACCTTGTTTCCGGCTCGTTCGATAACCATCAAAGCCTGGTGAATGCTGTTAAACTGGTGGATGTTGTGATCTGTGCTATATCTGGTGTCCATATTCGAAGCCATCAAATTTTGCTTCAGCTTAAGCTTGTTGATGCTATCAAAGAATCTGGGAATGTTAAG AAATTTTATCCGTCGGAGTTTGGGACAGATCCAGCAACAATGGAAAACTGTATTGAGCCAGGAAGAATTACTTTTGATGACAAATTAGTGGTGAGAAAAGCTATCGAAAATGCAGGCATACCCTATACTTACATCTCTGCCAATTGTTTTGCCGGATACTTTGTTGGTGGCCTTTATCAACCAGGCCACATTCTTCCGTCAAGAGATTCTGTTCTTTTGTTAGGAGATGGCAATCAGAAAG TGATATGTGTAGACGAGGATGATATATCCACATACACAATCAAGAGTGTGGATGATCTGCGAGCTCTGAACAAGAGTCTGTACATTAGGCCACCTCGAAACATACTGTCTCAAAACGAGGTGATTCAGTTGTGGGAAAAACATATTGGCAAGCAATTAACAAAATCTTCCATCTCGAAAGATGAGTTTCTAGCTATGAAGAAAG AACAAGATTATGCAGAGCAGGTGGGATTAACGCATTACTACCACGTCTGCTACGAAGGATGCTTGGCAAATTTTGAAGTTGCAGATGATGCGGAGATGTCCAAGCTCTACCCTGAAGTCAATTACATAACAGTAGATGATTATCTCAAACGATATATCTAA